TAGGACTTCTGTGACCGTGGAGTCGATTATTTGGATGTCTGGTCAGTGTCAGAGCGCATGGGGAGCGTACTCCGTGGGACTGCTTGTATGTGAGTGACACTACCCAGCCGGTCACAGCCTACACAGTAGCCTCAGATACAGTTACAGCCCCGGAGGAGGATGCCTTCCCTGCACCACGGAGCAATCTTCGTCGGAGCCTTCCTCATCGTGACCGGGGGCTCCACAGCCTTCCTGGCTTCATCCCAGAGCCGCTTGCAGGCTTTCTCCCTCTGCTGCGTGGTGCTGGGGGTGGTCATGCTCATCCTGGGGCTATTCTGGGCTATGAACAGCAAAAGTGCCTCAAACCACCGGGAGTTCGACCCGGTGGAGTGTCCACATTATCCATATCCCGAATACCCCAACTTCAGCAACCATGCCCTCTTCGCACCGTCAGGGAGCCGCTTCCCAGAGTCCCAGTCAGTGTTTCTGCCCAGGTGAGttaagtaacacatttttttagacTTACTACTGTTCTGCACTGCTGAATCTTTAGTTACAAGTGTGACAAATATTTACACAAAGCCAGAAAATAAGACTCCAACTTACTCTAATTTATGTCACATAGATTTTCAGCActtacaataaatagaaaaccTGTTTAAAGGACCCTAAACATTTTATTCCTGTCCGCTTTGCCGTGTTGTCTGATTCATGTTTCCTGTTGTAGATCAATATTCGATGACATCATACGTTCAGTTATCAGTTTTCAGGGTGTTCATGGGGGCGTGCGCTCTCGACCCAAACAGCTCCTCATTTTCAACAGAAATTCACACTTTGACCATATTTTTCATCAATTTAGGccaaataaacatttcatcCTTTAaacttgaggaaaaaaaaaatcatctttccGTCCACAGGCCGTGCTCAGCCCTGCATGACTCAGTCTTTGATTGACTGTATTTCTTTCCACTGGAAAAATACTCTGCTATCTACATATAATCACTacaaaatagaaagaaatagACATTTAAGGCACTTATTTGCTCTTGACAAAGGTTAGATGAGAAAATCCATACCATTGTAATGTCTGtacgctaaatatgaagctactactagcagccagttagcttagctttgcataaAGACTTGTAAAAGGGGAAACCTGCTAGCCTGGCACAGAAAACATCAGAACTACAATTCGATTTACGCTGCGTCATGTGTCCGACTATTTTCCCAAGAAAaccttaatgctaagctaaccatacAGGGGGATGACCGGGTAGCAAAAGGGATatattttggtcattttgccaACAAGGAGCAtggcatcccccc
This window of the Pagrus major chromosome 11, Pma_NU_1.0 genome carries:
- the LOC141004536 gene encoding uncharacterized protein, with the translated sequence MPSLHHGAIFVGAFLIVTGGSTAFLASSQSRLQAFSLCCVVLGVVMLILGLFWAMNSKSASNHREFDPVECPHYPYPEYPNFSNHALFAPSGSRFPESQSVFLPRTMERHRCARGDDFDYPPMDSAGFSPSPHPPPWLEPPPPYEVAIKTTCSSTHLRRAYSDTHLASEPLFGQSREISFEV